The proteins below come from a single Parageobacillus toebii NBRC 107807 genomic window:
- a CDS encoding ATP phosphoribosyltransferase regulatory subunit has product MTKKLFMFEKPLGMRDTLPFLYEIKKRVRQAMIREIETWGYELIETPTLEYYETVGTVSAIDDHQLFKLLDQQGHTLVLRPDMTAPIARLAASRLYKEGNPLRLAYNANVFRAQQREGGRPAEFEQIGVECIGDGTVAADAEVISVMIAALKQAGLQHFTVTIGHIGYVNALFLEIVGNEERASVLRRFLYEKNYVGYREHVKSLPLSSIDQKRLLQLLHLHGNDMTMEEAKELVHSEEGKRAVDDLCELSNALQLYGVDDVVKIDMTLVSHMSYYTGILFEVYAEHVGFPIGNGGRYDELLEKFSRKAPATGFGIRIDRLIEALGESEEEAAIECIVFSQERFAEAIELARTKRREGKRVVLQHISGIRDIDAYSKRYKPITYLLGSTEKE; this is encoded by the coding sequence ATGACCAAAAAGTTGTTTATGTTCGAAAAACCGTTAGGTATGCGTGATACATTGCCGTTTTTATATGAAATAAAAAAACGTGTTCGCCAGGCGATGATTCGTGAAATTGAAACATGGGGATATGAATTGATCGAAACTCCGACATTGGAATATTACGAGACAGTCGGGACCGTATCGGCGATTGACGACCATCAGTTGTTTAAACTGCTCGATCAACAAGGTCATACCCTTGTCCTTCGTCCCGATATGACCGCTCCGATCGCAAGGCTGGCTGCTTCCCGTCTTTACAAGGAAGGCAATCCGCTCCGCCTTGCGTATAACGCCAACGTGTTCCGCGCCCAGCAGCGCGAGGGAGGACGCCCGGCGGAATTTGAACAAATTGGTGTCGAATGCATTGGGGACGGCACGGTCGCAGCGGATGCGGAAGTGATTAGTGTCATGATTGCGGCGCTTAAGCAGGCTGGGTTGCAGCATTTCACGGTGACGATCGGTCATATCGGCTACGTCAACGCTTTGTTTTTAGAAATTGTCGGGAATGAAGAACGTGCCAGCGTATTGCGCCGCTTTTTATACGAGAAAAATTACGTTGGCTATAGGGAGCATGTGAAGTCTCTGCCCCTTTCTTCCATTGACCAAAAGCGCCTGCTTCAATTATTGCATTTACACGGCAACGACATGACGATGGAAGAAGCCAAGGAGCTTGTTCATAGCGAGGAAGGAAAGCGAGCGGTCGACGATCTTTGCGAACTTTCGAACGCGCTTCAACTATATGGCGTTGATGATGTAGTGAAAATCGATATGACGCTTGTTAGCCATATGAGTTATTATACGGGCATTTTATTTGAAGTATATGCTGAACACGTTGGCTTCCCAATTGGAAATGGAGGCCGTTATGACGAGCTGTTGGAGAAATTTTCTCGGAAAGCCCCGGCGACCGGGTTTGGCATTCGCATCGACCGATTAATCGAGGCGCTCGGGGAATCAGAGGAGGAGGCAGCGATCGAGTGCATCGTATTTAGCCAAGAGCGGTTCGCTGAAGCGATTGAGCTTGCGAGAACAAAGCGGCGGGAAGGAAAGCGCGTGGTGCTTCAGCATATTTCTGGAATCCGTGATATTGATGCCTACAGCAAACGGTATAAGCCGATTACTTATTTGCTTGGCAGCACGGAAAAAGAGTGA